From the Cohaesibacter sp. ES.047 genome, the window AGAAGACTGATGGGCTGACCCTTGGTGTAGAAGCGGGCAAGACCACGGGCTGTCACCATCATGCCGAGGGTCGAGATGAATGGGGGAATGCCCGTATAGGCTATGAGCGATCCGTTGATCGTCCCCGCTATGATACCGACCACAATACCGGCCATGACCGGAATAATGAACGGCAGGTCAGTGAGGGCAGGGAAGACAGCGCGTGCGTAGTCTGACGTCTGGGCAAAACTGGCTGCCACCATCGCTGACAGGGCCAGAACCGAACCGGACGAAAGATCGATCCCTTCGGTGATGATGACTTGCGTCACGCCGATGGCCAGAAGGCCAATGATCGAGACCTGCAGGATCATGATCAGAAGGCGCTGGGGGTTGAACAGGAAGGTGTCACCCTTGATGATCCAGCCCAGGACTTCAAAGAAGAAGGCAATCCCGATCAAAATCAGCAGAATGTTGACTTCGCTTGGCAGCTTTTTCTTTCTCTGCCTTTGGGTTTCCGGAGCGTTCGACGCGGTTTGTGTTGTTGTGGACATGGAACAAATCCTTTAGTCGCTTTGCATCGTTGGGTGCCCGGCGGGGAGCACCACTTATGTCTGTTAATCGGATGCCAGGTTCATGATGCTCACTTGATCGGCTTCCGAACGGTCCAGAATGCCGGTGAGCTTGCCTTCGTGCATGACCATGATGCGGTCGCTCATTCCCAGAACTTCGGGCATTTCCGAAGAAATCATGAGAACGGCAACGCCTT encodes:
- a CDS encoding ABC transporter permease; amino-acid sequence: MSTTTQTASNAPETQRQRKKKLPSEVNILLILIGIAFFFEVLGWIIKGDTFLFNPQRLLIMILQVSIIGLLAIGVTQVIITEGIDLSSGSVLALSAMVAASFAQTSDYARAVFPALTDLPFIIPVMAGIVVGIIAGTINGSLIAYTGIPPFISTLGMMVTARGLARFYTKGQPISLLSDDYTWIGSGTTPVIIFLVVAAIFHIALRYTRYGKFTYAIGANLQAAKVSGINVKHHLIKVYLIAGMLSGVAGVVASARAGSGQAGMGLAYELDAIAASVIGGTSLSGGVGRITGTVIGTIILGTMISGFTFLGIDAYIQDIVKGMIIVAAVVADQYRQRKRSKKS